One segment of Burkholderia multivorans ATCC BAA-247 DNA contains the following:
- a CDS encoding DUF6338 family protein encodes MDITAPDKLLLVVLFVIPGFVAMKTYAILTSGPRLDASKAIIDAVAFSRCNYAVFALPIYAMYRGAWATLHAVAYALVWGCILLVGPVLCALGVFALRRSKWLARWLPHPVDRAWDYVFGQREPFYLIITLTSGKRIGATYGPNSFASSYPADPEIYVEEAWDVDDAEGFIRRHVQTRGLLISGSIIESIEFIGPYNGNEQRNDETNQCAGNCERRVPADT; translated from the coding sequence ATGGACATCACCGCTCCTGATAAGCTTCTGCTCGTGGTTCTATTCGTCATACCCGGTTTTGTCGCGATGAAGACGTACGCGATTCTGACTTCGGGTCCGCGTTTAGATGCATCAAAGGCAATCATTGACGCAGTTGCATTTAGCCGTTGCAACTATGCTGTTTTCGCCTTGCCGATTTACGCAATGTATCGCGGCGCTTGGGCTACACTGCATGCCGTCGCATACGCGCTAGTGTGGGGCTGTATCCTACTCGTTGGGCCCGTCCTTTGCGCTCTCGGAGTCTTCGCGCTGCGCCGCTCCAAATGGCTGGCCCGGTGGCTCCCGCATCCGGTAGATCGAGCGTGGGACTATGTTTTTGGTCAGCGCGAGCCGTTTTATCTGATAATCACATTGACTTCGGGCAAACGCATCGGTGCGACGTATGGCCCGAATTCATTCGCTTCAAGCTACCCTGCCGATCCAGAGATTTACGTGGAAGAAGCATGGGATGTGGACGACGCAGAAGGTTTCATTCGGCGGCATGTCCAAACGCGGGGGCTGCTGATCTCGGGCAGCATCATCGAATCGATTGAGTTTATTGGACCTTACAATGGCAACGAACAGAGGAACGACGAAACCAACCAGTGTGCCGGGAATTGCGAAAGACGGGTTCCAGCCGATACATAA
- a CDS encoding peptidoglycan DD-metalloendopeptidase family protein codes for MFGTTTKRLIAAGCAALLVACGSAPVGPGFYRVERGDTLYKIARANRQSVQNIVRWNQISNPDAIEVGQVLRVAPPPGTTTASTTGTGTAGRSRPAPSAPVESAVKPATSISLVWPAPGNVIRSFDGAKSKGIDIANSAGTPVVAAAPGVVVYAGNGLRGYGNLIILKHNADYLTAYAHNRALLVKEGQSVAQGQTIAEMGDSDSDRVALHFELRYGGRSIDPARYLPAR; via the coding sequence ATGTTCGGAACAACAACGAAACGACTCATCGCGGCCGGCTGCGCCGCCCTGCTCGTCGCGTGCGGCTCCGCGCCGGTCGGCCCCGGTTTCTACCGCGTCGAGCGCGGCGATACGCTGTACAAGATCGCGCGTGCCAACCGCCAGTCCGTCCAGAACATCGTCCGCTGGAACCAGATCTCGAATCCGGACGCGATCGAAGTCGGCCAGGTGCTGCGCGTCGCGCCGCCGCCCGGCACGACGACCGCGTCGACGACGGGCACCGGCACGGCCGGCCGCAGCCGTCCCGCCCCTTCCGCACCGGTCGAATCCGCGGTGAAGCCGGCCACGAGCATCTCGCTCGTCTGGCCTGCGCCGGGCAACGTGATCCGCAGTTTCGACGGCGCGAAATCGAAAGGCATCGACATCGCGAATAGCGCAGGCACGCCGGTGGTGGCGGCCGCGCCGGGTGTCGTCGTGTACGCGGGCAACGGCTTGCGCGGCTACGGCAATCTGATCATCCTGAAGCACAACGCCGATTACCTGACCGCGTACGCGCACAATCGCGCGCTGCTCGTGAAGGAAGGCCAGTCGGTCGCACAGGGGCAGACGATTGCCGAGATGGGCGATAGCGACAGCGATCGCGTCGCGCTGCATTTCGAACTGCGCTACGGCGGCCGTTCGATCGATCCGGCACGCTATCTACCGGCGCGCTGA
- a CDS encoding undecaprenyl-diphosphate phosphatase, with product MSLWFLVFLSVLQGVTELFPVSSLGHTLLVPALFGMHIDKHAPQLLPFLVALHLGTALALLWYFRARWIALIGGFFAHLGGRKNDDGHLMWALIIGTIPTGIVGLLLEKRIERVFHDLRIVAIALIVNGVLLWIGDRIQRSRAHRAPEKLTFKQAFFVGLAQIGALIPGFSRSGLTMIAGNAAGLTAEKAAEFSFLLGTPVIFAAGVLELPKLFHARDQLADALLGGVLTAIAAYLSVRFLMRYFEGRGRLAAFGVYCVIAGLFCFGWFMLHGQPV from the coding sequence GTGAGTCTCTGGTTTCTGGTTTTCCTGAGCGTCCTGCAAGGCGTGACCGAACTCTTCCCCGTCAGCAGTCTCGGCCATACGTTGCTCGTGCCGGCGCTGTTCGGCATGCATATCGACAAGCACGCGCCGCAATTGCTGCCGTTTCTCGTTGCGCTGCATCTGGGCACCGCGCTCGCGCTGCTGTGGTATTTCCGCGCGCGCTGGATCGCGCTGATCGGCGGGTTCTTCGCGCACCTCGGCGGGCGCAAGAACGACGACGGGCATCTGATGTGGGCGCTGATCATCGGCACGATCCCGACGGGCATCGTCGGGCTGCTGCTCGAGAAGCGCATCGAACGCGTGTTCCACGATCTGCGGATCGTTGCGATCGCACTGATCGTCAACGGCGTGCTGCTGTGGATCGGCGATCGCATTCAGCGCAGCCGCGCGCATCGGGCGCCCGAGAAGCTGACGTTCAAGCAGGCGTTTTTCGTCGGTCTCGCGCAGATCGGCGCGCTGATTCCGGGCTTTTCGCGCAGTGGCCTGACGATGATCGCCGGCAACGCGGCCGGCTTGACTGCGGAGAAGGCCGCGGAATTCTCGTTCCTGCTCGGCACGCCGGTCATCTTCGCGGCGGGCGTGCTCGAACTGCCGAAGCTGTTCCATGCGCGCGACCAGCTCGCCGACGCGTTGCTCGGCGGCGTGCTGACCGCGATTGCGGCCTATCTGAGCGTGCGATTCCTGATGCGCTATTTCGAAGGGCGCGGCCGGCTCGCGGCGTTCGGCGTGTACTGCGTGATCGCGGGGCTGTTCTGCTTCGGATGGTTCATGCTGCATGGGCAGCCGGTGTGA
- a CDS encoding UDP pyrophosphate phosphatase — translation MTLRGGAMDLAMAMGIALFGMFTGSTVLFFYQLGR, via the coding sequence ATGACACTTCGAGGAGGCGCCATGGATCTGGCAATGGCAATGGGCATCGCACTGTTCGGCATGTTCACCGGCAGCACCGTTCTGTTTTTCTATCAGCTCGGGCGCTGA
- a CDS encoding aldose 1-epimerase, with protein sequence MPIFQQHEIHELHAGPSVVRVAPQFGGRLLSWELDGEPVIFWPDTADWSQLARVRGGNPLLFPFLGRHRVDGELGRWRDAAGVVRDLPMHGFARDLPFAAQPSADGAAIAMTLEADAASRAAYPFDFRFDATYRLADAHTLDVALTTTNRGSTPLPYYAGHHFYFALPHDERATTTLELPPTHRREQLADGSISAPEQGDARYTLDDPRIHDRFHCLDRTPPSTPVRIDMPGRGRVVEIALDVPGSIPWYAVTTWTEKPESDFYCVEPWLGLPDAIHNGFGLRMLAPGATETAVLRIRVLPRAS encoded by the coding sequence ATGCCCATCTTCCAGCAACACGAGATTCACGAACTTCATGCCGGTCCATCCGTCGTCCGCGTCGCACCGCAATTCGGCGGCCGCCTGCTGTCGTGGGAGCTTGACGGCGAGCCCGTCATCTTCTGGCCCGACACCGCCGACTGGAGCCAGCTCGCGCGCGTGCGCGGCGGCAATCCGCTGCTGTTCCCGTTCCTCGGCCGCCATCGCGTCGACGGCGAACTGGGCCGCTGGCGCGATGCGGCCGGCGTCGTGCGCGATCTGCCGATGCACGGCTTCGCGCGCGATCTGCCGTTCGCCGCGCAGCCGTCCGCCGACGGCGCGGCGATCGCGATGACGCTCGAAGCGGATGCAGCGTCGCGCGCCGCCTATCCGTTCGATTTCCGCTTCGACGCGACCTACCGGCTCGCCGATGCGCACACGCTAGACGTCGCGCTGACGACGACCAACCGCGGCAGCACGCCGCTGCCGTACTACGCGGGCCATCATTTCTATTTCGCGCTGCCGCACGACGAACGCGCGACGACGACGCTCGAACTGCCGCCGACGCACCGCCGCGAGCAATTGGCCGACGGCTCGATCAGCGCCCCGGAGCAAGGCGACGCGCGCTACACGCTCGACGATCCGCGCATCCATGACCGCTTCCACTGCCTCGACCGCACGCCGCCGTCGACGCCGGTGCGCATCGACATGCCGGGCCGCGGCCGCGTCGTCGAGATCGCGCTCGACGTGCCGGGCTCGATCCCGTGGTACGCCGTCACGACCTGGACGGAAAAGCCCGAATCCGACTTCTACTGCGTCGAGCCGTGGCTCGGCCTGCCGGACGCGATTCACAACGGCTTCGGCCTGCGCATGCTCGCGCCCGGCGCGACCGAAACGGCGGTGCTGCGCATCCGCGTGCTGCCCCGCGCGAGCTGA
- a CDS encoding recombinase family protein: MRRIYYGRISTTEGQTSASQYADAAAHGIGRADIFIDEGVSGYHVAPMDRDQWPHVERDLRHGGTLVVRWLDRISRRYDELHDTMQRLMKARVRVECTLNGMVFDGAATDAISKATRDAVLAFMAAQGEADYLNRREMQARGIAVAKAAGKYEHVGRKRKADYAEVRAWREAHGASIAETAAHFGVSTAAVKRALAEAKGGKAD, encoded by the coding sequence GTGAGACGGATTTACTACGGGCGAATCAGCACGACGGAGGGGCAGACGAGTGCGAGCCAATATGCAGATGCAGCGGCGCACGGCATTGGGCGAGCGGACATATTCATAGACGAAGGCGTGAGCGGATACCACGTAGCGCCAATGGATCGGGACCAGTGGCCCCACGTTGAGCGAGACCTTCGCCACGGCGGCACGCTGGTAGTGCGATGGCTGGACCGCATAAGCCGACGCTACGACGAACTGCACGACACTATGCAGAGGCTCATGAAGGCCCGCGTACGCGTCGAATGCACGTTGAACGGTATGGTGTTCGACGGGGCCGCTACGGACGCGATTAGCAAGGCTACGCGTGACGCCGTGCTGGCATTTATGGCGGCGCAGGGTGAGGCCGACTATCTGAACCGGCGGGAGATGCAGGCGCGAGGAATCGCCGTTGCGAAGGCCGCGGGCAAGTACGAGCACGTCGGGCGGAAGCGCAAGGCGGACTACGCGGAGGTGCGTGCGTGGCGCGAAGCGCATGGGGCAAGTATCGCAGAAACGGCGGCGCACTTCGGTGTCTCGACAGCCGCAGTCAAGCGGGCACTGGCGGAGGCCAAGGGAGGGAAGGCCGACTAA